In a genomic window of Mycolicibacterium neoaurum VKM Ac-1815D:
- a CDS encoding UvrD-helicase domain-containing protein, giving the protein MPSNNRVILAAAGSRKTESIIQAIAEADPAGRILITTYTIENAAQIVERITKRLGAVPRNVTVKTWFTFLLSDCIKPYQNFLTDTNRVRTLNFTTKPGQYARKVDVDGYYIDAQSNIYSDNAADFAVSVNEKSNGKVISRIEDVYDEIYVDEVQDLVGYDLDLLDLLIASSISLTMVGDPRQSTYTTSNTTKYSNYQRLNLYMWFKERDASGQLTIDWRNESYRCNQAICDFADALYPNLPRTTSRNTEQTSHDGIFQITAAEVDDYMSTYRPTVLRYMVTANTLGYKAINFGLSKGRTYERVLIFPTSKMKKYLKTRNVADAGDIAKFYVAVTRARYSVAFVV; this is encoded by the coding sequence ATGCCATCAAATAATCGCGTCATCCTCGCAGCGGCCGGCTCTCGGAAAACTGAATCCATCATCCAGGCCATCGCCGAGGCGGACCCTGCAGGCCGCATCCTGATCACGACGTACACCATTGAAAACGCAGCCCAGATAGTCGAACGAATTACGAAAAGGCTTGGCGCAGTCCCTCGGAACGTCACCGTTAAGACATGGTTCACATTCCTGCTCAGCGACTGCATCAAACCGTATCAAAATTTCCTGACCGACACTAACAGGGTTCGGACGCTTAACTTCACCACCAAACCGGGGCAATACGCACGCAAGGTTGATGTCGACGGCTACTACATTGACGCACAATCCAACATTTACAGCGATAACGCCGCCGACTTCGCGGTAAGCGTTAACGAAAAATCCAACGGCAAGGTCATCAGCCGCATTGAAGACGTCTACGATGAAATCTATGTCGACGAAGTCCAGGACTTGGTCGGCTACGATCTTGATCTACTTGATCTGCTCATCGCTTCCAGCATCTCACTAACAATGGTCGGTGACCCACGACAAAGCACCTACACCACAAGCAATACCACCAAATACAGCAACTACCAACGTCTCAACCTCTATATGTGGTTCAAAGAACGAGACGCCTCCGGACAACTAACCATTGACTGGCGCAACGAGAGCTACCGCTGCAACCAGGCAATCTGTGACTTCGCGGACGCCCTGTACCCCAATCTGCCTCGAACAACTTCAAGAAACACTGAACAGACATCTCACGACGGTATCTTCCAGATCACCGCAGCCGAAGTTGATGACTACATGTCTACCTACCGGCCGACTGTCCTGAGATACATGGTCACCGCCAATACCCTTGGCTATAAAGCCATCAACTTCGGCTTGTCCAAAGGGCGCACCTACGAACGTGTTCTTATCTTCCCAACGAGTAAGATGAAGAAGTATCTCAAGACACGAAACGTTGCGGACGCAGGAGATATCGCCAAATTCTATGTGGCAGTGACCCGCGCTAGATACAGCGTCGCGTTCGTCGTCTAG
- a CDS encoding ATP-dependent nuclease, with product MLQRIVIKNFKSYETFGLDFNEDINIIVGDNEAGKSTLLEAINLVLTGRVAGRPIQSEISPHLFNQSAAQQYLKAVNAGSNPMQPEIIVDLFLKKDPETAHLTGTNNLEKIDKPGIRLRIAYNDEYAEEYSAFIAAKTASTIPVEYYKVEWLAFSGNPITQRGIPVAASMINAANIRLQNGADYYLQKIIKGHLTDQQRTELSRAYRDLKQTFAANDSISAINDILDQAKGDVSDKTFKLGIDVSQQSGWESGLVPHLDDLPFTMIGSGEQNTMKILLAINRRLEESHAILIEEPENHLSYATLNKLISKIEDKCKERQVIITTHSSYVINKLGLGKLILLHEQQAAKMTDLDPTTQDYFMKLSGYDTLRLVLARETIIVEGPSDELVVQRAYMDTHGGRLPIHDGIDVLNARGLSSKRFLEIAAHLKKPVHVVTDNDGKPEAVDEKFKDFAPYDNITIHRSDDATLPSLEDHILAVNGREKMNRILGKSFTDDAKILAHMKNDNNKTTGALAIFGTQETVTMPEYIFNAIK from the coding sequence ATGCTACAGAGAATTGTTATCAAAAACTTCAAATCCTATGAGACTTTTGGTCTCGACTTCAACGAAGATATCAACATCATTGTTGGAGATAATGAAGCGGGAAAATCAACCCTTCTAGAGGCCATTAACCTCGTATTGACGGGACGAGTAGCGGGCCGACCAATACAGTCGGAAATCTCACCTCATCTGTTTAATCAGTCGGCAGCCCAGCAGTATCTTAAAGCGGTCAATGCGGGTTCAAATCCAATGCAACCCGAGATCATCGTTGACTTGTTCCTAAAGAAAGACCCCGAAACGGCGCATCTGACCGGCACCAATAACCTGGAGAAGATTGACAAGCCAGGCATCCGCCTTCGCATTGCATACAACGACGAGTACGCCGAAGAATACAGTGCTTTCATTGCCGCCAAGACCGCATCGACGATCCCGGTCGAGTACTACAAGGTTGAGTGGCTAGCATTCTCGGGAAACCCCATAACACAGCGGGGCATACCCGTCGCAGCTTCGATGATCAACGCTGCCAACATTCGGCTGCAGAACGGCGCTGACTACTACCTACAGAAGATCATCAAGGGGCACCTGACCGACCAACAACGAACAGAACTGTCGCGCGCCTATCGTGACTTGAAGCAAACATTTGCGGCAAATGACTCCATTAGCGCTATCAACGACATACTTGACCAGGCGAAGGGAGACGTGAGTGACAAGACCTTCAAACTTGGCATTGACGTATCGCAACAGTCGGGCTGGGAATCCGGACTAGTCCCCCATCTCGACGACCTACCGTTCACGATGATTGGATCGGGCGAGCAGAACACGATGAAAATCCTCCTCGCGATCAACCGACGCCTCGAGGAATCTCACGCCATTCTGATCGAGGAGCCCGAGAATCACCTCTCGTATGCGACGTTGAACAAGCTGATCAGCAAGATCGAAGATAAATGCAAAGAACGCCAGGTCATTATTACGACGCACAGTTCGTACGTCATCAATAAGCTCGGGCTCGGAAAGCTCATTCTTCTCCACGAGCAGCAAGCCGCCAAGATGACCGATTTGGACCCCACGACGCAGGACTACTTTATGAAGCTGTCGGGCTACGACACGCTGCGGCTAGTGCTGGCCCGCGAAACGATCATCGTCGAAGGCCCATCCGATGAGCTGGTCGTGCAGCGTGCCTATATGGACACCCACGGCGGTCGGCTACCAATCCACGACGGTATCGACGTGCTCAATGCCCGAGGCCTGTCTTCGAAGCGGTTCCTCGAGATCGCCGCTCATCTAAAGAAGCCCGTTCACGTCGTGACCGACAACGATGGCAAGCCCGAAGCCGTCGACGAGAAGTTCAAAGACTTCGCCCCATACGACAACATCACCATCCACCGCAGCGATGACGCCACCCTGCCGAGCCTGGAGGATCACATCCTTGCCGTCAACGGTCGAGAAAAGATGAACCGAATCCTTGGCAAGAGCTTCACCGACGATGCCAAGATTCTTGCTCACATGAAGAATGACAATAACAAGACAACCGGTGCCCTAGCCATCTTCGGCACCCAGGAAACCGTAACAATGCCAGAGTATATTTTCAATGCCATCAAATAA
- a CDS encoding helix-turn-helix domain-containing protein: MTAAVASKRLVSPPRLRRRLTARLRAAVVEAYESGQTSRQVAEELSLGRSTVLGILKDAGVAVRPQGHKY, from the coding sequence ATGACGGCCGCAGTGGCTAGCAAGAGGCTCGTGTCACCACCACGGCTACGACGGCGTCTGACCGCTCGGCTGCGGGCGGCAGTAGTGGAGGCGTACGAGTCTGGACAGACCAGCCGACAAGTCGCCGAAGAGTTGTCGCTAGGACGGAGCACGGTACTGGGCATCTTGAAGGATGCCGGAGTGGCAGTCAGACCCCAGGGTCATAAGTACTAG
- a CDS encoding LCP family protein encodes MPRRGPSRRGRVVLRTVAALIAVVTIAVTGVGWSVYRNIAGGITTSEALAGAATSTGGDQNILIMGLDSRLDQHGNPLPKDLYDALHAGDETVGGYNANVLILLHVPGGNGPVTAVSIPRDDYVHLHGCPSGECQGKIKQAYGLAYQETMNSLADSASTSTDPAANEQVAREAGRKAQINTISDLLRVPVDHFIEVTLGAFFQIAQVVQPITVCLNDDTADDFSGADFHRGVQQIDAAQSMAFVRQRRDLNNDLFTDLDRTRRQQAFIVSLVKAVRDGGALSNPAALRHLAEVAKQNVAVDAGFDMMKFVDQASALSDKPMSLYTLPIGEFGQDPLGQDVNIVDVTTIRSIVQNLFHTGSPNPPVPADPSTSTDEPAAVNVVNATGHTGLATSVAKELSAHGFTRGDIGTAEALSDTTTVEYGPGAEHAAAAVANDLPIAVTSESSSAVPLNTVVVTIGADYPVNGYESGMSSGAGATAAPAEIMTVDATATGTHAPAPTDLTEMSGARIPCVR; translated from the coding sequence ATGCCGCGGCGCGGTCCGTCGCGCCGCGGGCGGGTCGTCCTCCGCACGGTCGCCGCTCTCATCGCCGTCGTCACGATCGCGGTCACGGGCGTCGGATGGTCGGTGTACCGCAACATCGCAGGCGGGATCACCACCTCCGAGGCGCTCGCAGGTGCGGCGACCTCGACCGGAGGTGACCAGAACATCCTCATCATGGGTCTCGACAGCCGCCTGGATCAGCACGGCAATCCGCTGCCAAAGGATCTGTACGACGCCCTGCACGCGGGCGACGAGACGGTCGGCGGTTACAACGCCAACGTGCTCATCCTCCTGCATGTGCCGGGCGGCAACGGTCCCGTGACCGCGGTGTCGATCCCGCGCGACGACTACGTGCACCTGCACGGCTGCCCCAGTGGCGAGTGCCAGGGAAAGATCAAGCAGGCCTACGGTCTGGCCTACCAGGAGACGATGAACTCACTCGCCGACAGCGCGTCGACGTCCACCGATCCCGCGGCCAACGAGCAGGTCGCGCGCGAGGCCGGCCGCAAGGCCCAGATCAACACGATCAGCGACCTACTGCGCGTTCCCGTCGACCACTTCATCGAGGTCACCCTCGGCGCCTTCTTCCAGATCGCGCAGGTTGTCCAGCCGATCACGGTGTGCCTGAACGACGACACCGCCGACGACTTCTCAGGCGCCGATTTTCACCGCGGGGTCCAGCAGATCGACGCCGCCCAGTCGATGGCCTTCGTCCGGCAGCGCCGCGACCTCAACAACGACCTCTTCACCGACTTGGACCGCACGCGCCGCCAGCAGGCGTTCATCGTCTCGCTCGTGAAGGCCGTGCGGGACGGTGGCGCCCTGTCGAACCCCGCTGCGCTGCGACACCTCGCGGAGGTGGCCAAGCAGAACGTGGCCGTCGACGCGGGATTCGACATGATGAAGTTCGTCGATCAGGCATCGGCGCTGAGCGACAAGCCGATGTCGCTGTACACGCTGCCGATCGGAGAATTCGGTCAGGACCCGCTCGGGCAGGACGTGAACATCGTCGACGTCACAACGATCCGATCGATCGTGCAGAACCTGTTTCATACCGGCTCGCCGAACCCTCCTGTCCCCGCAGACCCTTCGACGTCAACCGACGAGCCGGCCGCGGTCAATGTCGTCAATGCGACCGGGCACACGGGGTTGGCGACCAGCGTCGCCAAGGAGCTGAGCGCCCACGGCTTCACCCGCGGTGACATCGGCACCGCCGAGGCGCTGTCGGATACCACCACCGTCGAGTACGGCCCCGGCGCCGAGCACGCAGCCGCCGCGGTCGCGAACGACCTGCCCATCGCCGTGACGTCCGAATCGTCCTCCGCGGTGCCGCTCAACACCGTCGTCGTCACCATCGGTGCCGACTACCCCGTGAACGGTTACGAGAGCGGAATGTCGTCGGGCGCGGGAGCAACGGCGGCGCCCGCAGAGATCATGACGGTGGACGCGACCGCGACCGGAACACACGCACCCGCGCCGACCGATCTGACCGAGATGTCCGGCGCCCGGATCCCCTGCGTGCGCTGA
- a CDS encoding VOC family protein: MIQGFSHIGICVTDLDRSIRFYTDVFGFVKLYQLDFDNNEVAATMEQEGRFRSAMLIRDDIRIELLQWVDVPTTGSGHRKPMTELGFTHLSFRVEDVDGLTEAIVAAGGTFVESTRTVLGDPADPTSGRFIYLTDPDGTRIELMQNVPDLSGMSG, from the coding sequence ATGATCCAGGGCTTCTCACACATCGGTATCTGCGTCACCGACCTCGACCGTTCCATCCGCTTCTATACCGACGTCTTCGGATTCGTGAAGCTCTATCAGCTGGACTTCGACAACAACGAAGTCGCCGCCACCATGGAGCAGGAAGGCCGGTTCCGCTCCGCGATGCTCATCCGCGACGACATCAGGATCGAGTTGCTGCAGTGGGTTGATGTGCCCACCACCGGTTCCGGGCATCGCAAGCCGATGACCGAACTCGGCTTCACCCATCTGTCGTTCCGTGTGGAAGACGTCGATGGTCTGACCGAAGCGATCGTGGCCGCGGGCGGGACGTTCGTGGAGTCGACGCGCACGGTACTGGGGGATCCGGCGGATCCCACCTCGGGGCGCTTCATCTATCTGACCGACCCGGATGGCACCCGTATCGAGCTGATGCAGAACGTGCCCGATCTGTCCGGGATGAGCGGGTGA
- a CDS encoding TetR/AcrR family transcriptional regulator yields the protein MRSTAAQMTQMLRSDARDNRDRVLAVARELFAERGLEVTMREIARRAEVGPATLYRRFPSKTDLVGAVFADEVRLCTTIVDEGCADTDPWRGFCSVIEQVCVLNGRNQGFVDAFTSAQFDTAQFDASDYAAHRRAALASLTSLARRAQAAGRLRADFTIDDLILVLLAGRALASIPQHRREAAARRYAALAIDAFRA from the coding sequence GTGAGAAGCACCGCCGCTCAGATGACCCAGATGTTGCGCTCGGACGCGCGAGACAACCGCGACCGTGTGCTGGCTGTGGCACGCGAATTGTTCGCCGAACGCGGACTCGAGGTGACCATGCGGGAAATCGCACGGCGAGCCGAGGTCGGCCCGGCGACGCTCTACCGACGGTTCCCCTCCAAGACCGACCTCGTGGGCGCGGTGTTCGCCGACGAGGTGCGACTGTGCACAACGATCGTCGACGAAGGATGCGCGGACACGGATCCCTGGCGTGGGTTCTGTTCGGTGATCGAGCAGGTCTGTGTGCTCAACGGACGTAATCAAGGTTTCGTCGACGCGTTCACCTCGGCGCAGTTCGACACGGCTCAATTCGACGCATCCGACTACGCCGCTCACCGCCGAGCGGCATTGGCATCCCTGACCTCACTGGCGCGCAGGGCGCAGGCGGCAGGTCGGCTGCGCGCCGACTTCACCATCGATGACCTCATCCTGGTCCTGCTGGCCGGGCGTGCCCTCGCGTCGATACCGCAGCACAGGCGCGAAGCGGCGGCACGGCGCTACGCCGCGTTGGCCATCGACGCCTTCCGCGCCTGA
- a CDS encoding zinc-binding dehydrogenase gives MEIIDVSHPTPEADQVVVETAAIGVGGVDAMIRRGTVADMLPVPAGLIPGSEVAGVVSEVGADVDVSWVGRRAWAFTGISGGYCAFATARVSDIAALPDELSFVDAVAVGGAGPVAHFALAHAHFGSADSVLVRGGSGSIGIATVELAARAGARIVAVTTSSQERGRRLGELGATHILDRTGAGDPHAPTHFDVIIDIVGGTAVPEFIDRLAPNGRMVIAGMVAGPVPADVGSRLLAGFQLSRSLATFSLDTIGNDAKDVVRRQQFDAVTRGALHAVVEDVLPLERAADAHRLMDAGQVFGRIVLAP, from the coding sequence ATGGAAATCATCGATGTTTCCCACCCCACCCCGGAAGCGGATCAGGTCGTCGTCGAGACAGCGGCCATCGGGGTCGGTGGTGTGGACGCGATGATCCGACGCGGCACCGTCGCAGACATGCTTCCGGTGCCGGCCGGGCTGATCCCCGGCAGTGAGGTGGCCGGTGTGGTGTCGGAGGTCGGAGCGGATGTCGACGTTTCCTGGGTAGGGCGGCGGGCGTGGGCGTTCACCGGAATCAGCGGCGGCTACTGCGCTTTCGCGACCGCCCGGGTATCGGATATTGCGGCGTTACCAGACGAGCTGTCCTTCGTGGATGCCGTCGCGGTGGGAGGCGCGGGTCCCGTCGCGCATTTCGCCTTGGCTCACGCCCACTTCGGTTCCGCCGACTCCGTCCTCGTACGCGGCGGATCGGGCAGCATCGGCATCGCCACGGTGGAACTCGCTGCACGCGCGGGGGCGAGGATCGTCGCAGTGACCACGTCCTCGCAGGAGCGCGGTCGGCGCCTCGGCGAGCTCGGTGCAACGCACATCCTCGATCGCACCGGCGCCGGTGATCCACACGCACCGACACATTTCGACGTGATCATCGACATCGTGGGCGGTACCGCCGTGCCGGAGTTCATCGACCGGCTCGCTCCGAACGGCCGGATGGTCATCGCGGGCATGGTGGCCGGGCCGGTGCCTGCCGATGTCGGATCCCGGTTGCTGGCCGGGTTCCAGTTGTCGCGCTCGTTGGCGACCTTCAGCCTCGACACGATAGGCAACGACGCCAAAGACGTTGTTCGCCGGCAACAGTTCGACGCCGTCACGCGCGGTGCGTTGCATGCGGTGGTAGAGGACGTGCTGCCGCTGGAGCGCGCCGCTGACGCGCATCGTCTGATGGATGCCGGGCAGGTGTTCGGGCGAATTGTCCTGGCACCGTAG